A genomic window from Sphingobacteriales bacterium includes:
- a CDS encoding DASS family sodium-coupled anion symporter: MNRMKILTGPLLFFIAILYAVLANAPIPVCAVIGTALWMIYWWITETVSMAVTALLPMILFPIFGVMDAKAVAPAYGNSVVYLFMGGFILALALEKWNLHKRIALFIIQKTGSTAKGLLLGILLSTGFISMWISNTATAVMMLPIATSLLAVLESHHEKQVHDNLTKSLLLGIAYASNIGGMATLIGTPPNVVFAAYMSEHHHQTIGFGRWMLMATPLSLLLLLFVWYLMAYVLFPLGKQRYNSLQQNISQQLNTLGNIKGGERKVLIVFTATCLSWISREYVLKIFPGLIISDTTIALASAIALFLLSADDDKRILDWKDTQKLPWGILLLFGGGLCLADGLEKQGLIQLISQLFDGLGGNLFLTILILATLSVVMTEFLSNVAQVTILLPVMTGIAKGFGLPPYYLIIPMTLAASCGFMLPMGTPPNAIVFSTGELKIKDMMRTGIWINIASIIVITVFCYLLMPVLFSNN; encoded by the coding sequence ATGAACAGGATGAAGATACTGACAGGCCCGCTCCTCTTTTTTATTGCCATACTCTATGCCGTTTTAGCCAATGCACCGATACCTGTTTGCGCAGTAATAGGCACGGCACTCTGGATGATTTACTGGTGGATTACCGAAACCGTATCTATGGCGGTTACCGCCCTGCTGCCTATGATACTCTTTCCCATTTTCGGCGTGATGGACGCCAAAGCGGTGGCTCCGGCGTATGGCAATTCCGTCGTCTACCTGTTCATGGGCGGTTTCATCCTGGCACTCGCGCTGGAAAAATGGAATCTTCATAAACGCATTGCACTTTTCATCATTCAAAAGACCGGAAGTACCGCCAAAGGATTACTGTTGGGCATCCTGCTCAGCACCGGATTTATCAGCATGTGGATCAGCAATACCGCCACCGCCGTCATGATGCTGCCCATCGCCACGTCCCTGCTGGCTGTTTTGGAATCACACCATGAAAAACAAGTGCACGACAACCTGACCAAGTCCTTGCTGCTCGGTATCGCCTATGCCTCTAATATCGGCGGGATGGCTACGCTGATTGGCACACCGCCGAATGTCGTCTTTGCTGCATACATGTCCGAACATCACCACCAGACCATCGGCTTTGGAAGGTGGATGCTGATGGCTACACCCTTATCATTACTGTTGTTATTGTTTGTGTGGTATCTGATGGCCTATGTTTTATTTCCTTTGGGAAAGCAACGCTATAACAGCCTGCAGCAAAACATTAGTCAGCAGTTAAATACTTTGGGAAATATAAAGGGAGGAGAACGCAAAGTCCTCATTGTCTTTACAGCAACCTGCCTGAGCTGGATATCGAGAGAATATGTTCTGAAAATATTTCCGGGACTCATCATCAGCGATACTACAATTGCGCTCGCATCAGCAATTGCATTGTTTCTGTTGTCTGCCGATGATGATAAACGAATACTGGATTGGAAAGATACCCAAAAACTTCCCTGGGGAATTTTACTCCTGTTCGGAGGTGGTTTATGCCTGGCAGATGGATTGGAAAAACAGGGACTCATACAACTCATCAGTCAGCTGTTTGACGGGTTGGGCGGCAACCTCTTTCTAACGATTCTGATTTTGGCAACACTGAGTGTTGTGATGACGGAATTTTTATCCAATGTTGCACAGGTGACCATCTTACTACCGGTGATGACTGGCATTGCCAAAGGCTTTGGACTGCCACCCTATTATCTGATTATTCCAATGACACTGGCGGCAAGCTGCGGGTTTATGCTTCCGATGGGAACACCTCCGAATGCGATTGTTTTTTCTACGGGAGAACTGAAAATCAAAGACATGATGCGAACCGGCATCTGGATTAATATCGCCTCCATTATCGTTATTACCGTCTTTTGCTATCTGCTGATGCCGGTGTTATTCAGTAATAATTAG
- a CDS encoding carbon-nitrogen hydrolase gives MKVGIVQQSNTSDKAANIAKSIKGIEECKAQGAELVVLQELHCGIYFCQAEETEMFNFAEPIPGETTQLFSAAAKENGVVLVTSLFEKRAPGLYHNTSVVFEKDGSVAGKYRKMHIPDDPAYYEKFYFTPGDLGFKPIQTSVGKLGVLVCWDQWYPEAARLMALNGAEILIYPTAIGWESTDVPEEKERQHNAWQTVQRGHAVANGLPVVTVNRVGTEPDWTGVTNGIQFWGQSFVAGPQGELLFVASAENEINAVVEIDKQRTEDVRRIWPFLRDRRIDAYSDILKRFVD, from the coding sequence ATGAAAGTAGGTATCGTTCAACAATCCAACACATCCGATAAAGCTGCCAACATTGCAAAAAGCATTAAAGGTATAGAAGAATGCAAGGCGCAGGGTGCTGAACTGGTGGTGCTGCAGGAACTGCATTGCGGCATTTATTTTTGCCAGGCGGAAGAAACGGAGATGTTCAATTTCGCGGAACCGATTCCGGGAGAAACGACTCAGCTCTTTTCCGCTGCAGCGAAGGAAAATGGGGTGGTGCTGGTTACCTCCTTGTTTGAAAAAAGAGCACCAGGTCTATACCACAACACATCCGTTGTTTTTGAAAAAGATGGAAGTGTCGCGGGAAAATACCGCAAAATGCATATCCCGGATGATCCGGCATATTACGAAAAATTTTATTTCACCCCGGGCGATCTCGGATTTAAACCGATACAAACTTCTGTTGGAAAATTAGGCGTCCTCGTTTGCTGGGACCAATGGTACCCGGAAGCTGCCCGCCTGATGGCTCTGAACGGTGCCGAAATTCTAATCTATCCGACAGCCATTGGATGGGAAAGCACGGACGTACCGGAGGAAAAAGAACGTCAGCACAATGCCTGGCAGACCGTGCAGCGCGGCCATGCCGTTGCCAACGGATTGCCGGTAGTAACGGTGAACAGAGTAGGCACGGAGCCTGACTGGACGGGTGTGACCAATGGTATTCAGTTTTGGGGGCAAAGTTTCGTAGCCGGACCGCAGGGAGAATTGTTGTTCGTGGCGTCTGCCGAAAATGAAATCAATGCCGTCGTTGAAATTGATAAACAACGAACGGAGGATGTCCGTCGGATCTGGCCGTTCTTGCGCGACAGAAGGATAGATGCTTATTCTGATATTCTGAAACGATTTGTTGACTAA